A window of the Spirochaetae bacterium HGW-Spirochaetae-1 genome harbors these coding sequences:
- a CDS encoding cytochrome C oxidase subunit II → MSITQFPKSPNKVHPTIPSAVGSRESLAQEGRNKVDEAKLILEETTDKVLNSIMNKLPADVLEKLDVMGGLKEKLYNYVNQTYVNMFNRYTVTMEDEFVKKVRDFVDREEAKGLARYTPKEIIEILDKIGGADKFHTGEIEKSIVNMYGHLQGHIQRGVNDLEVDTNAILRQKTDVGAFVRGENAYAILKCVFKDNELRPKYVYDVKLSINILDSELISPMYHYQTTVEALMKDAIQKHIQDLIDRQVQQFNDELVDQGRNELSASEKMFEKIKRIENFTDDEKDDEKSKRYTIMAKRFLDKIEGLRAEIDVEEYDPLNIRENIKFIIDEENIRNRGYNTAVNSITSILDTSKLGYQVCDNMKNARTCNIREYEEADKTILPDERYAMRLQFYDQNQLRESKKEFDKQMAAFTMEITALWEVIHAYYESKKRFRSLKDFDDLANRIMNKEWKREKKMREEESDAVLWNEVGEMYNENTFVEKNNRTYEDRIRNLKGKLVYLNDMLQKMHGYQNPVERVILDERISFMEKRFNEFTYIVNPHHIQPGLILDIDITTIKRKQYMLKGMANVLNEFLYSISKGFADAAFATYSRRRSTIRADIDQSFGDEEVAEDLFENAYSMNATGSEEIKGSVDLSPRPKAGKKRSGLKEL, encoded by the coding sequence ATGTCGATAACTCAATTCCCCAAAAGTCCAAACAAGGTACACCCTACAATTCCCAGTGCTGTCGGTTCAAGGGAATCTCTTGCTCAGGAAGGGCGAAATAAGGTTGATGAGGCAAAGCTTATTCTTGAGGAAACCACCGATAAGGTGTTGAATTCAATAATGAATAAACTGCCTGCCGATGTCCTTGAAAAGCTGGATGTTATGGGTGGCCTGAAAGAGAAGCTTTATAATTACGTTAACCAGACCTATGTTAACATGTTCAACCGCTACACGGTGACCATGGAAGACGAATTTGTAAAGAAAGTACGTGACTTCGTCGATCGTGAGGAAGCCAAGGGTCTGGCTCGATACACACCGAAAGAAATCATTGAAATTCTCGATAAAATCGGCGGTGCTGACAAGTTTCATACCGGTGAGATTGAGAAATCAATAGTTAATATGTATGGCCACCTGCAGGGACATATTCAAAGGGGAGTAAACGACCTCGAAGTTGATACGAATGCAATTCTCCGGCAGAAAACAGATGTTGGTGCATTTGTTCGTGGCGAAAACGCCTACGCAATCCTCAAATGCGTCTTTAAAGATAATGAACTGAGGCCCAAATATGTTTATGATGTAAAATTATCTATAAACATACTGGACAGTGAGCTCATCAGCCCCATGTATCATTATCAGACAACTGTTGAAGCTCTTATGAAGGATGCAATCCAGAAGCACATTCAGGATCTTATTGATCGTCAGGTTCAGCAGTTTAATGATGAACTGGTAGACCAGGGAAGAAATGAGCTTTCTGCAAGTGAGAAGATGTTTGAGAAGATCAAACGGATAGAAAACTTCACCGATGACGAAAAAGATGATGAGAAGTCAAAGCGTTATACCATCATGGCAAAACGTTTTCTTGACAAGATCGAAGGACTCCGCGCCGAGATCGATGTGGAAGAGTATGATCCTCTGAACATCAGGGAAAATATCAAATTTATCATTGATGAAGAGAATATCAGGAACAGGGGTTACAACACTGCTGTTAATTCAATCACATCAATCCTCGATACCAGTAAACTGGGATATCAGGTATGTGATAATATGAAGAACGCCCGTACATGCAACATTCGTGAGTACGAAGAGGCCGATAAAACAATCCTTCCCGACGAACGATATGCCATGAGACTGCAGTTCTATGATCAGAACCAGCTCAGGGAATCCAAGAAGGAATTCGACAAACAGATGGCTGCTTTCACTATGGAAATCACAGCACTGTGGGAAGTTATTCACGCTTACTACGAGTCAAAGAAACGATTCCGTTCATTGAAGGATTTTGATGATCTTGCAAACAGGATCATGAACAAGGAATGGAAACGCGAGAAGAAGATGAGGGAAGAAGAATCCGATGCTGTTCTCTGGAATGAAGTGGGTGAGATGTACAACGAAAATACCTTCGTTGAAAAGAACAACCGCACTTACGAAGACAGAATCAGAAACCTGAAAGGGAAGCTTGTTTATCTCAATGATATGCTGCAGAAGATGCATGGATATCAGAACCCCGTTGAGCGTGTAATTCTCGATGAGCGGATCAGTTTTATGGAAAAGAGATTCAACGAGTTCACCTATATCGTTAACCCGCATCATATTCAGCCCGGTCTTATTCTTGATATCGATATAACGACAATCAAGCGTAAGCAGTACATGCTGAAAGGTATGGCTAATGTGCTGAATGAATTCCTCTATAGTATTTCCAAGGGATTTGCCGATGCTGCCTTCGCAACATACTCCAGAAGGAGATCAACAATTCGCGCCGACATTGATCAGTCTTTCGGTGACGAAGAAGTTGCAGAGGATCTTTTTGAAAATGCATATTCCATGAATGCCACAGGATCGGAAGAAATAAAGGGATCTGTTGACCTTTCACCGAGGCCAAAAGCAGGGAAAAAGAGATCAGGTCTGAAGGAACTGTAA
- a CDS encoding pyruvate, phosphate dikinase — translation MENIIYFSKDIKGLDEKIRQRLGIRGKRAVDLAMMGLPIAPGFIIDSQLTKKLPQVNLKEIVKTHISNIEKETKKKFGDPQKPLMLKVVLSSDLNTPYFPSIHNIGMNFDTVKGFAKFTDPAFAHGEFIFLLKSIGKNLLDIDEETIKKIEGKLPPKPRVEDLEKVIDRFLKEYEGDFELDVYDQLSLILKQASSKYCDSEIDVDDSLSIMIQAMVYGNFGQHSYAGNFYTRNIITGDKEIQGEYLQNEFDLVRGKAKDIQKIDKNYFDKFTQISQQVEDNFHEIRDIKFTIEEKDFWLVEQREVDEKSTQSQIKTLLDLCQRKVITETELIKTIKPNQLNELLHPVIDPRTIKNIKSIKGGIAGSTGAAIGKIYFSTPKLLEEYKKAIMKGEDTNMILILPSSYAEDVKAIEVAKGVITCEGGFSSHAPVVARSLGKVAMVQPDMKIGKNTLTISGKSIQEGEYISINVPYYEEPTIYLGKVELIEPDFKKNGLFDFLKIVEKFVTTFNVRANADQGRDAKVAKEFNATGIGLCRTEHMFFNEKRIMKFREMVIASDEKERRKALEALRPMQRSDFYDLFKIMDGKPVTIRLLDAPLHEFLPRSDASMKEFLKYMQSRNSKMSAADIKSRCEELGEMNPMLGHRGCRVAITYPEIYEIQCKAIFEAACMLKKEGVKVKPEIMIPIVMSEQEIKFIKNGKKIEGKEVKGINDIKNEVCQEYGVDDLEYHVGTMIELPAAALGAGNIAKYAEFFSFGTNDLTQTTYGLSRDDSNSFFPDYSLYDLMKHNPFNVLGPEVKELIEMASLRGRLTRPDIKMGLCGEHGANPSNIEFCMDAGLNYVSSSPYSIPLAKLAIAQINIARKVEEK, via the coding sequence ATGGAAAACATCATATATTTTAGCAAAGACATAAAGGGGCTTGATGAAAAAATCCGTCAGAGGCTGGGGATACGAGGGAAAAGGGCTGTTGATCTTGCCATGATGGGACTGCCCATCGCTCCCGGTTTTATAATAGATTCGCAGCTGACAAAAAAACTTCCGCAGGTTAATCTTAAAGAAATCGTAAAAACACATATATCCAATATCGAAAAAGAAACAAAAAAGAAATTCGGCGATCCTCAGAAGCCGTTGATGCTTAAGGTAGTACTTAGTTCCGATCTTAATACTCCTTACTTTCCTTCGATCCACAATATAGGGATGAATTTTGATACGGTTAAGGGATTCGCAAAATTTACTGATCCGGCATTTGCCCATGGAGAATTTATTTTCCTCCTGAAAAGTATAGGGAAAAATCTTCTTGATATCGATGAAGAGACGATTAAAAAGATTGAAGGCAAATTACCTCCTAAACCCAGGGTTGAAGATCTGGAAAAGGTAATTGATAGATTTCTTAAAGAATATGAGGGTGATTTTGAGCTCGACGTTTATGACCAGTTGAGTCTGATATTAAAACAGGCATCATCGAAATACTGCGACTCGGAAATTGATGTCGATGATTCGCTCTCCATAATGATTCAGGCCATGGTTTATGGAAACTTCGGTCAGCACTCGTATGCGGGAAATTTTTACACCAGGAATATTATAACCGGCGACAAGGAAATACAGGGGGAATATCTACAGAATGAATTTGACCTTGTCAGAGGCAAAGCTAAAGATATTCAGAAGATTGATAAGAATTATTTTGATAAATTCACACAGATATCGCAGCAGGTTGAGGATAATTTTCACGAGATCCGCGATATTAAGTTTACCATTGAAGAAAAGGATTTCTGGCTTGTTGAACAGCGTGAAGTGGATGAAAAATCCACGCAGTCACAGATTAAAACACTACTCGATTTATGTCAGCGGAAAGTTATTACTGAAACCGAACTTATAAAAACCATAAAACCTAATCAACTGAACGAACTACTTCATCCCGTCATCGACCCCAGGACTATTAAGAATATCAAGTCCATTAAAGGTGGTATAGCCGGATCTACAGGTGCAGCAATCGGCAAAATTTATTTTTCTACACCGAAATTGCTGGAGGAGTATAAAAAGGCTATCATGAAGGGGGAAGACACTAATATGATCCTCATTCTTCCTTCATCATATGCCGAGGATGTCAAGGCCATTGAAGTGGCCAAGGGCGTCATTACCTGTGAGGGGGGGTTCTCGTCTCATGCGCCTGTTGTTGCAAGGAGCCTTGGAAAGGTTGCAATGGTTCAGCCTGATATGAAGATCGGTAAAAATACTCTGACAATTAGCGGGAAGAGTATTCAGGAAGGAGAATACATCTCAATAAATGTTCCGTATTATGAAGAGCCAACCATTTATCTTGGGAAAGTTGAGCTCATCGAACCGGATTTTAAGAAAAACGGTCTGTTCGATTTCCTGAAAATAGTGGAAAAATTTGTTACAACTTTTAATGTACGGGCCAATGCTGATCAGGGCAGGGACGCGAAAGTGGCGAAGGAATTCAATGCCACCGGAATCGGGCTCTGCAGGACTGAGCATATGTTTTTTAATGAAAAGCGAATCATGAAGTTCAGGGAAATGGTCATCGCTTCTGATGAGAAAGAACGACGAAAAGCCCTTGAAGCCCTTCGGCCCATGCAGCGATCGGATTTTTATGATCTTTTTAAAATAATGGATGGGAAACCGGTCACCATCCGTCTCCTGGACGCTCCTCTGCATGAGTTTTTGCCAAGAAGCGATGCCAGTATGAAAGAATTTTTAAAATATATGCAAAGCCGTAATTCAAAAATGTCAGCGGCGGATATTAAATCACGCTGTGAAGAATTGGGAGAAATGAATCCCATGCTGGGACACCGGGGCTGCCGCGTGGCTATTACCTATCCTGAAATTTATGAGATTCAGTGTAAGGCCATATTTGAAGCTGCATGCATGCTGAAAAAAGAAGGGGTAAAAGTTAAACCGGAGATTATGATTCCCATTGTAATGAGCGAGCAGGAAATCAAGTTTATTAAAAATGGAAAGAAAATAGAAGGAAAGGAAGTCAAGGGCATTAATGATATCAAGAATGAGGTGTGCCAGGAATATGGTGTTGATGACCTTGAATATCATGTCGGAACGATGATAGAACTGCCTGCTGCTGCACTTGGAGCTGGCAATATCGCGAAATATGCCGAGTTCTTCAGTTTTGGAACAAATGACCTGACGCAGACAACATATGGCTTGTCAAGGGATGATTCAAACTCTTTCTTTCCCGATTATTCTCTCTATGACCTCATGAAGCACAATCCCTTTAACGTTCTGGGACCGGAAGTGAAGGAGCTTATTGAGATGGCATCGCTTCGGGGAAGGCTTACCAGGCCTGATATCAAAATGGGTCTATGCGGCGAGCACGGAGCAAATCCCAGCAATATTGAATTCTGTATGGATGCCGGTTTGAATTATGTTTCTTCTTCACCGTACTCTATTCCACTGGCAAAGCTGGCGATAGCGCAGATCAATATTGCAAGAAAGGTTGAAGAAAAATAG
- the pgk gene encoding phosphoglycerate kinase, translated as MTIKYIDQIDVASKKVMLRMDYNVPYDSDMNITDDTRITATIPTINYCLERGSRIILVSHMGRPKGKIVPSMSLAPVAKRLSTILKKDVKFITDPIGDSVKIIIDAMKDGEIVLLENIRFYPEEEKNNEDFGKLLASLAEVYIDDAFAAAHRGHASNEAITRHIKTCAAGFLLKDEIEYFKKAMTDPVHPVGAIIGGAKVSSKLDALKNILNKVDFIIIGGGMAFTFLKAQGYSVGKSLLEEELVETAKAILDEAKSKKVDILLPIDIIAAPEFKNESPSKTVAADKIPDDHMGLDIGPETVKLFSERIKKSKTIIWNGPMGAFEMPSFSRGTNSIAGLLAETDCLSIVGGGDSVTAVNQAGVSDKISYISTGGGAFLELLEGKILPGVAALDK; from the coding sequence ATGACAATTAAATACATCGACCAGATTGATGTCGCTTCAAAAAAAGTTATGCTGAGAATGGATTACAATGTACCCTACGACAGCGATATGAACATCACGGATGATACGAGAATTACCGCCACCATCCCCACCATCAATTACTGCCTGGAGCGCGGCAGCAGGATCATTCTTGTATCCCACATGGGCAGACCGAAGGGGAAAATTGTTCCTTCCATGAGCCTGGCACCTGTGGCCAAAAGACTATCAACAATCCTTAAAAAAGACGTGAAATTTATCACTGACCCCATAGGCGATAGCGTAAAAATAATCATCGACGCCATGAAGGATGGGGAAATCGTCCTTCTTGAAAACATCCGCTTTTATCCCGAGGAAGAAAAAAACAATGAAGATTTCGGCAAGCTGCTGGCCTCTCTTGCCGAAGTATACATCGACGACGCTTTTGCCGCCGCTCACCGGGGACACGCATCGAATGAAGCCATAACACGCCATATAAAAACGTGTGCCGCGGGATTTCTTCTCAAGGATGAAATTGAATACTTCAAAAAAGCCATGACCGATCCGGTTCATCCCGTCGGGGCTATTATCGGCGGAGCCAAGGTCTCATCAAAACTCGATGCACTGAAAAATATTCTCAATAAGGTCGACTTCATTATAATCGGCGGGGGCATGGCCTTCACCTTCCTCAAGGCCCAGGGATATTCCGTAGGTAAATCCCTCCTTGAAGAAGAACTGGTTGAAACTGCCAAAGCCATCCTTGATGAAGCAAAAAGCAAGAAGGTTGATATTCTTCTTCCCATTGATATCATCGCAGCGCCTGAATTTAAAAATGAATCACCGTCAAAAACAGTTGCCGCAGACAAAATCCCCGATGACCACATGGGACTAGATATCGGGCCCGAGACAGTAAAACTTTTTTCCGAAAGGATCAAAAAATCGAAAACCATAATCTGGAATGGGCCCATGGGTGCCTTTGAAATGCCCAGTTTTTCCCGGGGCACCAACTCTATAGCCGGTCTTCTTGCCGAAACCGACTGCCTCAGCATCGTGGGCGGCGGCGACAGCGTAACTGCCGTCAATCAGGCCGGAGTCTCGGACAAAATATCCTATATATCCACGGGAGGCGGAGCATTCCTTGAACTCCTGGAAGGGAAAATTCTGCCGGGAGTTGCTGCGCTCGACAAGTAA